Proteins encoded by one window of Mustela erminea isolate mMusErm1 chromosome 5, mMusErm1.Pri, whole genome shotgun sequence:
- the CHAC1 gene encoding LOW QUALITY PROTEIN: glutathione-specific gamma-glutamylcyclotransferase 1 (The sequence of the model RefSeq protein was modified relative to this genomic sequence to represent the inferred CDS: inserted 1 base in 1 codon), translating to MPELGKPPPRLHHSCQVCYRGGAEPITGRAGPGAAGQLSTQRAARLTGKKNTKVIGQRGICPAPITAAAGAVGGDPLRPEGLKGASGGAAQLERPSGARPGVRVRRSFRARAGDQPRRPPGPXPVPGTMKQESTAQNTPPASPPLSPAPSPTPSPTPSPPSQHPRDDGDPQALWIFGYGSLVWRPDFAYSDSRVGFVRGYSRRFWQGDTFHRGSDKMPGRVVTLLEDHEGCTWGVAYQVRGEQVSEALKYLNVREAVLGGYDTKEVTFYPQDTPDQPLKALAYVATPQNPGYLGPAPEEAIATQILACRGFSGHNLEYLLRLADFMQLCGPQAQDEHLAAIVDAVGTMLPCFCPTEQALALV from the exons ATGCCGGAGCTGGGGAAACCTCCCCCGCGGTTGCATCACTCCTGCCAGGTTTGCTACAGAGGTGGAGCCGAGCCAATCACCGGGCGCGCTGGGCCTGGGGCAGCCGGGCAGTTATCCACTCAGAGGGCGGCGCGGTTAACCGGGAAGAAAAACACGAAGGTAATTGGTCAAAGGGGGATTTGCCCCGCCCCAATCACCGCGGCAGCTGGCGCGGTGGGCGGAGACCCGTTGCGGCCGGAGGGTTTAAAAGGCGCCTCCGGCGGGGCCGCGCAGCTGGAGCGACCGAGCGGTGCCAGGCCAGGTGTGCGCGTCCGTCGGTCCTTCCGTGCCCGCGCCGGAGACCAGCCTCGGAGGCCGCCGGGCC TCCCTGTGCCCGGCACCATGAAGCAGGAGTCCACAGCCCAGAACACGCCGCCCGCCTCGCCGCCCCTCTCACCAGCCCCCTCGCCAACCCCCTCGCCAACCCCCTCGCCACCCTCGCAGCATCCCCGGGATGACGGCGACCCCCAAGCGCTGTGGATTTTCGGGTACGGCTCCCTGGTGTGGAGGCCCGACTTCGCCTACAGCGACAGCCGTGTGGGCTTCGTGCGCGGCTACAGCCGCCGCTTCTGGCAGGGAGACACCTTCCATCGGGGCAGCGACAAGATG cCTGGCCGTGTGGTGACCCTCCTTGAAGATCATGAG GGCTGCACTTGGGGTGTGGCATACCAGGTTCGAGGTGAGCAGGTGAGCGAGGCGCTGAAGTACCTGAATGTTCGGGAAGCAGTGCTTGGCGGCTATGATACCAAGGAAGTCACCTTCTACCCCCAAGATACCCCTGACCAACCACTCAAGGCATTGGCTTATGTGGCCACCCCCCAGAATCCTGGTTACCTGGGTCCTGCCCCTGAGGAGGCCATTGCAACACAGATCCTGGCCTGCCGCGGCTTCTCGGGCCACAACCTCGAGTACTTGTTGCGTCTGGCGGACTTCATGCAGCTCTGTGGGCCCCAGGCACAGGATGAGCACCTGGCTGCCATCGTGGACGCTGTGGGCACCATGCTGCCCTGCTTCTGCCCCACCGAGCAGGCTTTGGCACTGGTCTGA